The following are from one region of the Rhodoligotrophos defluvii genome:
- a CDS encoding LysR substrate-binding domain-containing protein, producing MSLRKLLPSPNAIFMFEAAARHLNFTRAAREFNVTQSAVSRMIGRLEQHLGVKLFIRSPTGIALSDDGRLLYNSVGNGFQQIEIALDEIRARHGDAGTVTLSLSSAFAMHWFMPRSDRFQAAFPGIDLRFQLAWGEPAGPVDDVDLAIRHNQPSSSDADAWVLMEEVVLPVCSPSYLAEHGGLGPCADMHKHTLAHLSGSVRVPWQRYLAEFGYPAPTGSRSLIFSDYSLVIQAAVKGRGVALGWWHVVAHELLQKGLVEASPHWLHTGDHYWLVASARRPLRKPAALVRDWLLSEMETLRHEVLRS from the coding sequence ATGTCGCTGCGGAAATTGCTTCCTTCGCCGAATGCCATCTTCATGTTCGAGGCGGCTGCTCGCCACCTGAACTTCACCCGGGCGGCGCGCGAGTTCAACGTGACTCAATCGGCGGTCAGCCGCATGATCGGCCGGCTTGAGCAGCATCTTGGTGTAAAGCTGTTCATCCGGTCGCCGACCGGCATCGCGCTCTCGGACGATGGCCGGCTGCTTTACAATTCGGTCGGCAACGGCTTTCAGCAGATCGAGATCGCGCTCGATGAGATCCGGGCGCGGCACGGGGATGCGGGCACGGTGACGCTCTCGCTCTCATCGGCCTTTGCCATGCACTGGTTCATGCCGCGCTCCGACCGCTTCCAGGCCGCCTTTCCCGGCATCGACCTGCGCTTCCAGCTCGCCTGGGGCGAGCCAGCTGGCCCCGTGGACGACGTGGATCTCGCGATCCGGCACAATCAGCCGTCCAGTTCGGACGCAGACGCCTGGGTGCTGATGGAGGAGGTGGTGCTTCCCGTGTGCAGCCCAAGCTATTTGGCCGAACATGGCGGACTTGGCCCCTGCGCGGACATGCACAAGCACACGCTGGCCCATCTTTCCGGGTCGGTACGGGTGCCCTGGCAGCGCTATCTCGCGGAATTCGGCTATCCCGCGCCGACCGGGAGCCGGAGCCTGATCTTTTCCGACTATTCCCTGGTGATCCAGGCTGCCGTCAAGGGCCGCGGCGTCGCGCTCGGCTGGTGGCACGTGGTGGCGCATGAGCTGCTGCAGAAAGGCTTGGTGGAGGCGAGCCCTCACTGGCTGCATACCGGCGATCACTATTGGCTCGTGGCCTCGGCCCGGCGCCCCCTGCGCAAGCCGGCGGCGCTGGTGCGCGACTGGCTGCTGAGCGAAATGGAGACCCTGCGGCACGAGGTGCTACGCTCGTGA